The segment GAAGCTCCATTTCACCAATATCAGGGGAAAAATTTCTCAGGGTTCTTGGGGGATAATATATTACAAGAGTCATGGAAAACTTATCACTAGAACAAATTGAGGTATCCTGAACAAGTCTATTCCAAtgcaaaatgcaaaataattacCTAAAGTGCAGATGGGAAACATTTGTATAGCTATTGAATACCATTAATTAGTCATTACTGCAAAACAATTGTGGGGTACTGTGTACAGAGGACTGGCCCTGtagtcaaaaggacctgagatgaaatccagcctcaggtacatAGTAgctgtataatcttgggcaagtcacaaccctgactgcctccaaaagaaaaaaaaaagaaaaatagaaagaaaaggaaaaaaaattgtgatcAGGTCTTATATCAAATGGAGGACCATTTTCCATCTACTGGTCTTATAATCAATCACCTTTACAGATGAGCTGAACAGATGTAGcatcaagaaaattacaaaattatcAGTGAAAGGTAATGCCAAAGTTTCTCTATGGTCAATTGCAATGCGAACAGTAATAGGACAGATGAGCCCATTCTGCCAGAGAACAAGGTAGACAAAAAACTTATTAGATAGAGTGACCCAAAACACAAGATTGAGGGCACAATTCCAGAATTAAACAAAACATCCCCCAACtccatggaggaaaaaaaggaattcccTGTTTAGGACAAGCaaacattctattttttattttatttctttatttttaaaattttttttactgcttATCAAAATCAAAAATTCTGTTCTTAAAATCCGACAAGCACTGTAAATTTTCCAGAATGTAATCCAGCACCTGTGTCTGAAATATTCTTTGTAATTACATGGACATTAACTTCTGACTTTTGATGGAATCTGGTCAGGCTTAGAGCTACATAGTTAGATGAGTTACTTATGTGATGTCAGTGGTACAGGGAGCTTTCTCTTTTACCATGTGTTGCATATTTCTTGAACTTTCCCCATTATAGTTATTTCCTTTGGGTGAGTTTCCTTACTGAAAAGGAAAGCAATCCTAAGTGACTTGAGACATCAAGGGgcaatttttcattattatttttttttttactgagagGAAGGCCATACTATTGGAGGAATAAGGAAGGATAATGCTTCCCagggaagaaaaaattatttaaggGGCACAGTTGAACCTAGATGTAAGAGTACAGAGTTTGTCAGGAAGATAAACTCAGAGACAAGCTTTTACTGGACCACAATTCTGTCTCTAGAAGTCACTCTGTGTGGAATCTTTCCTACAAAGcctaaggaaaagagaaattgacTCTCCAATAATCGTGGATCCAAGAAACCAAGATCATTGCTTTGTTGGTGTCTGCAACTCCAGATTCTGAACTGTTGAATTGGTCACTCAGGGATACAGAATCCTCATTTCTCAAGACCCAGGAGAAATTTCCTTCAGGGGTCATTGtggggaattttttaaatttatttatttatttttggttttcaacatttatttccacaagattttgagttccaaattttccccctgaCTCTCACCTCATCCAaggacatcatgcattctgattactctttcccccaatattccctcccttttatcacacccctcccctcccttatccccatcttctctcttttcttgtatggctagatagatttctataccccattacctatatttcttattttccagttacatgtaaaaacaattctcaacatttgttcctaaaacttcgagttccaacttctctcccttcctccctccccacccattcccactgagaaggtaagtaattcaatataggctatacacggggagttatgcaaaagactttcataatggtcatgttgtgaaagactaattatatttccctctgtcttgccctgctcccatttattctattctctcttttgacccaaaagtgtttacttctaattactccctccttccatttgttctcccttctatcatacctcacACACCccacctatccccttctcccctactttcctattgtgtaagatagattttcatactaaattgagtgtgcatgttattccctccttaagtcaaatgtgatgagagtaagcttcacttttccccttctcacctctcccctttccccctccattgaaaaagctttttcttatctcttttatgagataatttaccccattccatttttccctttttcctcacaatatattcctctctcaccccttaattttattttttagataccttccctttctattcaactctctgtgccctctgtctatatactaagaaaatactgagaaaagtttcaagagttacaaatgttttctttccatgtcaactttagtaagtctcttatgattttctttcctgtttctcttttcatgtttctcttgattcttgtgtttgaaagtcaaactttctgtACAGCTCTGATCTCtacatcaagaatgtttgaaagtcctctaggACTTTGTGGAGAATATTTTACAGCAACCAAGGAAAAGCCATTCCAACAACTAATAGGCTGTCCTAAGGAAGTGTAATCCAGCGGAGTATGGAGGAACATTGAAGGCAGATGGGAAATATTTTTAGAGCTACTGAACAGATTTAACTTTTGGTTAGTGAGAAACAATTGTGACCAGATCCTGCTCAAAGTAAATTACATTTCCTGTCCTTTAAACCTGGAACCACGGGACAGAGTGATCAGACAGACATGGCATCTACCAAGATGCAAAATATCACTTGCGAAAGGTGATGCTGGACTACGGCTACTCTGCATTGTAATGCTCCACTCTGATGGAGGACATAACGTGTTCCTGCATGAATTGAAGCCAGAACATACAATGATCACAAGAAGGATCTTGAAATACAGGCAGAACCCTATAAGGAACCTTGTCACAACACATAAGCTGCCACCTgcaagaggggaaagagaattcTAGATTTTTCTGTCTAATATCCAGAacatttgtggaaataaatgcaCCTCAGCTTCCCTAGCCTTCTGAACTAAACATACAAAGATTTATATTTCTTCTATAGTTATTTATGTCCCTGAGGACAAACTCCATCATTGTACATAGAACTTAGTTAACATACAGTTACTTTAAAAGATAAGATAAAGAGTAACATTGGAAATGTCAATAGCCAATATTCCTCATTAACATCGATCTTCTTTGGAAGCACAATAGATAGCAGTCTTCATGGCGGAGTTATATATGCATTACCTCAACTTCCAAAAGCtccaattccatttccaaatattaataacaatataatatCACCTTCTCAAGTTAAACTGTTTTTTTGGAAGTGGCCATTGTCAGTTATTTATTACTTACTGTAGTTCCTTTATTAGGTATTCTGTTACTtgacagcaaaaagaaaaaattaaataggaattccAGTGCCAGGATGTAGTGGAGGTGCTAGGTAGaggaaaaatgtttgaaaaagcaTTAGAAGACTGAGGAAAGCATTTGGAAAGACTGTGGAGAGAAGCCCCCTTAAAACTCTAATGGGAATCTTATGTAACTGGACTTTTTCTTAAGCTAAATCTTCCCTTCACTTCTTTGAAAGGACTCAGATAAAAAGTCCAGAGGACATCCAGGAAGTACAGAACAGTGCAGCTGATAAGCTAAGGTAATAAAGCTGCCGTTgagtaatgtccaactcttcagaaTCCAATGGACCATAGTGTCACTGGGGCTTTctcgcaaaaaaaaaaaactgaaatgatttgccattttcttccctcgTAGATCATTTTGTCaaacaaacagagattaagtgacttgtccagaatcacaaacttaggaagagtctgaggatgaatttgcaCTCagctttttctgactccaggcctcgctctctatccactgagccaaccAACACTTGCCTCTAAGGTAAGAGGGAAGCATGCAGATAAGTTGATTCACAATCAAAATAATATggcaataagaaatgaggcaaaaaagaataaaaatgttaagGCTGAGGGTTTGCAGCTGTGGGTGGAGATTGAATGGTCCTTCACTTGTCCAGGACAGAATAATTTTCTTCACTTCCAATAGAAGTCATATTAAAAATGACTAGCAAATCGGCATGGTGGTTCCAGAGGGCCTTGTGAATCTAATTTGAAGTGGAGAAATACCTTCTATTAGAGGCTGACTTAGAATCAATGAGCTCAGAGCAAATGGGCCTGTACCTTGGAATGTCCTAATGTGGAAATGGTGTGGTGGAAACAGATGGGTTCCCTTCTTGGTTATGGGTGCCTTCTCTCTAGGAGATTGGGCTTCTTCCCAGCAAAATGACTGTCCCTCTATCATTTTTTGCTCCTCCAGCAACATGCTGCACAACTGCTTCTTCCTGGGTCCtactaatatttttcttttcctaagtgTTCTTTCCTCCCCCGCAGTTCATTGACCTAATTGCCAAAGCAGTTTATGATTTAGCCTTACATAGGAaaacttttcccctcccttcataccagcaGCTCTGATAGGACAGACCTGTGCTTCACCATCAGTCTTTCCAATGACAAATTTAAACCAGACACAATAATGGTTCTTCTTCCCATATAGATGTAGAGAATAAATTTCCTCTGATTGTGCTTCCTAGTCTGGGACTTTAAGGTCATGTCTTGGTGAGGTAATTTTTTGAGAAAACGTGATCAGAAACAGTGCAATGAACCAGGAGATCAGGTCTTCTAGGTATTAGACAAGACATAAATGAGCATGGATGTAGAATAGTTTATGGTAGACTCCATCAGGTGTAGGTGGCTTAAGGCAGCTATTCATAATTCACTTCTTTTACTTTAGTTACATGTGCCTAAAGGATATTGGGATGTTCAGAGAATGGTCGTTGAGGCTGGTGGGCACTGATACTTTCCACTAAGACTTCAAACTCAACACTTATTATTGCTGAAAGTCCTAGCCCTGATTTCTCCTTATGTCACCACCCCACCACACCCCTCCCCACAATCTCAGCATTGTCTGTGTTATAATAGATAAACCATGGATAGATAACATGTTGGAGATGCTCCTTTCTGAGCTCTGTCATTTTAAGAGAAGATAGAGCCTCCTCAAGGAGAAGCTACAAATATTTAGTATATGTGTGATCTAGTTGTATAGCAGCCTGGTTTTATGACAGAAACAAGAGCCCAGAGGTGTTGGGAAGTTAAGGAGAAGAATTTGGGCTTTTAGAGGAGATGAATGTATGCACAAAATTACTCACGGAACAAGTAGGTTAAGTTCAAAATGTTTACACTGTGGAAATATGTAATACCAAGAACCATTAATAATAACcattaaaatgctaaaaaaaattaaataaaatgaattcaaaGTAAAAGAACCCATTAAGACACTGAGGTTTGATCTCACACAGCACATTTaatgacaaatgttaaaaaaaaatgaaactgtaatTTGGAAGGGATCTGAAAAAATAAGCATACTAATGTTTGATTGCTGGAAGTAAAGATTGGTTGAAAAGATCcataaaacaatttgaaattttctgacaaaagtgaagaaaatattcGTGGTCTATGAGTCAGTGATCTCAACACTGTGCATATATGCAAAAGAAGTGGAAGAAAGAAAGTCACCACATAAATTCCAAGATATCATGGTAGTTTCTGTGGTAGTACCAAAGTGGATATGAAGTGAGTGTCAGACAGTTAGGGAATAGCTGAAAACATTGTGGGGTGTTAACAGAAGTGTACTTGGCGTACACTACTATAAATTGTCATTGCATTGGTcttgcttaactttttttttttctaggtcacAAAGGGGTTTAGTAAAGGAGGTATATCTGGAAATAAGTATGGTAGGAAAGCAGAAGGAATCAAATTTTAGATAATGCATAGTAAATTGATTAGAAAGGATTGGGGTGGAGGAAAGGAACTGAGGTGGGGAGAATAAAGATAACTAGGGCACAAATATCTATAGAAATGCTATGCTTAGTAGCTGATAAACAGCTCAAAGTCATTGAGGATAAAATAACGATGGATATGGTTGTTTATTTAGTCAGTGACTGAAAGAGTGGACCATGAGTGGGTTTTGAGCatttatagtcaaattccatTGCTGATTTAATGATGGCTCTTCTCagcttcagtctctctctctccctctctctttctccctccctccctccctccctctctctccctccctccctctccctccctccctccctctctctctctctctctccctccctctctctccctccctccctctccctccctccctccctctccgtccctctccctccctccctccctctccctccctccctctccctccctccctccctctccccctccctccctctctctctctctctctctctctctctctctctctctctctctctctctctctctctctctctctctctctctctctctctctctctctctcatatacagACCCATCAGAAGACAGAGGTCAGAAATGAGAAACCATACagggataacatttttcatttttcgaGGATTGACAGATGACCCACAACTGAAGGTTCTACtctttatctttttgtttctGACCTATATGCTGAGTGTAACTGCGAACCTCACCATCATCACTCTCACTTTGGTGAATCCCCACCTTAAAACtcccatgtattttttccttaggAACTATTCCTTCTTGGAATTGTCATTCACAACTGTCTGTATTCCCAGATTCCTGTACCACATGTCAACTGGGGACTATACTGTGACCTATAATGCCTGTTTCACTCAATTATTTTTTGGTATCTTCTTTGGGGCCTCAGAATTTTTTCTCTTAGCTGCCATGTCTTATGATCGCTATGTAGCTATCTGCAAACCTCTACACTATGCAGTCATCATAAACAATAGAGTCTGTAACCAGCTTCTCCTGAGTTGTTGGTTGTCTGGGTTGATGATCATCATTCCAGTACTTAGTGGGGGTCTTGAGCTAGAATTCTGTGACTCCAATATTATTGATCATTTTGTCTGTGACATATCACCGTTGCTGGAGATCACATGCTCTGATACACAGGTACTAGAAAGAATAATTTTAGCATGTGCTATATTGACACTCATCATCACCTTAGTGTTAGTGGTTTTATCTTATGCCTATATTGTCAGGACTATTCTCAGATTCCCCTCAGctgaacaaaggaaaaaagcctTTTCCACTTGTTCCTCCCACATGATTGTGGTCTCCATGACTTATGGCACCTGTATCTTCATCTATATCAAACCTTCTGCAAAAGAAGGTGGGACTTTGAATAAGATGGTGTTAGTGCTGGCAACCTCAGCGGCACCAGTAATGAACCCCTTCATTTATGTATTGAGGAATAAACAAGTAATACAGGTTTTAAGAGACACATTCAAAAGGATTGTATTGATTTCGAAGTTATGAGAGGCAATAGACATTTAAGCggaatcaggaaaaaaagaataacctGAATagttttgaactctttgttaccTATGTCCCAATTATATTCTCTTCTTCATGCCGCCTTACCCACAGACCCAAATTCCGCAGCTCCTTTTCTCTCTTATCCAGAAATCCTCACTGATAGAgactttcccctccccactccatggGTCTTTCAAAGGTTTTGACTTCCTTTCAACTTCCTTTCTACAGCCTCACTCACCacttcatttctataaaattcaTGTAAGATTATTTATAGAATCTACTACGTATGAGACTGTTATTATcaaaaaattttctattttgtaataacgcaaaaacttcttataaaaaaaaatcccaaaggtggttctcaaggcaaaatgccttccacactcagagaaagaaatatggaagtcattcacaaaatgtagcagatcatgtttgtgtatgtgtatgtgtttgtgtatcatgttttgatttgttatatgatttctttcatttattttagtccgactacatagcatgactatagtgaaaatatactcaataggaaagtatatatagaacctatacagaattgtatgcagtcgtggggagggaggggggtagtggggggtaggtgtgggggggataaaatctcaattgtatggcagtgaatgttaaacattaaaaaataataaaaaaaaaagaaaaaaaaagaaaaattttctagaCCCTTACTTACTAGTCAAgataaatttattaaatgtctgttacataccaggcactgtgcttagcagtAAGACAcagatatgaaaaaagaaagacaatctctgccccaCAGGaagttaaaatgtaattagaaagacaacacacacaaaacaaagcTGAAAATCAGGAGGGACAGGAAAGGTAGCCTGCATGAGGGAATGATGGAGAAGTCAGTCAGAAAATTCCCAAAGTAGTGCAGTTAGATGAGAAATTAGGGAAtgtttgagctcaagtcttctcTTTACTG is part of the Notamacropus eugenii isolate mMacEug1 chromosome 3, mMacEug1.pri_v2, whole genome shotgun sequence genome and harbors:
- the LOC140531455 gene encoding olfactory receptor 6C2-like, translating into MRNHTGITFFIFRGLTDDPQLKVLLFIFLFLTYMLSVTANLTIITLTLVNPHLKTPMYFFLRNYSFLELSFTTVCIPRFLYHMSTGDYTVTYNACFTQLFFGIFFGASEFFLLAAMSYDRYVAICKPLHYAVIINNRVCNQLLLSCWLSGLMIIIPVLSGGLELEFCDSNIIDHFVCDISPLLEITCSDTQVLERIILACAILTLIITLVLVVLSYAYIVRTILRFPSAEQRKKAFSTCSSHMIVVSMTYGTCIFIYIKPSAKEGGTLNKMVLVLATSAAPVMNPFIYVLRNKQVIQVLRDTFKRIVLISKL